In one Dermatophagoides farinae isolate YC_2012a chromosome 4, ASM2471394v1, whole genome shotgun sequence genomic region, the following are encoded:
- the LOC142597442 gene encoding monocarboxylate transporter 7-like, which translates to MYEAMENRINLKEVLDFSVLKITPMALLALSNVFGMIGYYIPYVYVVRFATEHLDIEGTKAAWILSAIGISNVIGRLAFGLISDRFSGTNIFFGLIRISALFINNVCLLIAGLSVMAIPFCPSYWILMAISILFGFTISSYMSLTSIILVDILSLELLTTTFGLISCVRGLSAIAGPPLAGLLYDLTLSYTGVFFAAGSLLGIASLISFTVHRYEYFD; encoded by the exons ATGTACGAAGCAATGGAAAATCGTATCAATCTTAAAGAGGTGTTAGATTTTTCTGTATTAAAAATTACACCAATGGCATTACTTGCCCTATCGAATGTATTCGGAATGATTGGATATTATATTCCATATGTTTATGTCGTACGTTTTGCTACCGAACATTTGGATA TTGAAGGAACAAAAGCAGCATGGATTCTATCAGCCATTGGTATATCGAATGTAATTGGCCGTTTAGCATTCGGTTTGATTAGCGATCGTTTTAGTGGTACAAATATCTTTTTCGGTCTTATACGAATTTCCgctttattcatcaataatgtttGTCTTTTGATTGCCGGTCTATCAGTGATGGCCATACCATTCTGTCCATCATATTGGATATTGATGGCTATTTCGATTTTATTTGGTTTCACAATCT catcATACATGTCATTAACATCGATCATATTGGTCGATATTTTATCATTGGAattattgacaacaacattcgGATTAATAAGCTGTGTTCGTGGCCTATCAGCTATTGCCGGTCCACCATTAGCTGGCCTTTTATATGATTTAACATTATCATATACGGGTGTATTTTTTGCTGCCGGTTCATTATTAGGCATTGCATCATTAATTAGTTTTACCGTTCATCgttatgaatattttgattga
- the LOC124490537 gene encoding mitochondrial ribonuclease P protein 1 homolog isoform X2 translates to MQRNRNQLKVDKLIYKTIDQTKYRHLINDDYSSIDSILKEYDYLKYMTGYVPSDISVEQMSDLLSMENERQRKQYLRYLFLNEIRKQKDERKRSERKQRYQQYLDTRAERTFGIFDDNGQLSYQLWSNTMIGRISSRNVSHIRTTQRLRYASMFGQKLIIDLDYDDHMSLSECRIQVNHIMRLLVENLRSTNDPFDIYFTNCDDQKPTMKSLSKYFNTMPFQLMSLKEQFLTKSYMDVFDHNLLVYLTPNATETLINYNHDDIYIIGGFLDKSNLNKPVSHLKASNDGIRQYRLPLDQFVPWGSGSSKHLCIMHVVAILNQMKQTNDWKQTLCEQIPKRKMKDFDELERENRERKLAYMKRKLSINNNHMEIL, encoded by the exons ATGCAACGAAACCGAAATCAATTGAAAGTAG ataaattaatatacaaaacaatagatcaaacaaaatatcgacatctgatcaatgatgattattcatcaattgattcaatattgaaagaATATGATTACTTGAAATATATGACCGGTTATGTACCATCGGATATTAGCGTGGAACAAATGTCcgatttattatcaatggaaaatgaacGTCAACGTAAACAATATTTGCGATATTTATTTCTAAATGAAATTCGTAAACAAAAAGATGAAAGAAAACGTTCGGAACGAAAACAACGATATCAACAATATTTAGATACTCGTGCTGAACGTACATTCGGcattttcgatgataatggccaACTTTCCTATCAATTGTGGTCAAATACAATGATTGGTAGAATATCATCAAGAAATGTATCACATATACGTACTACACAACGTTTACGTTATGCATCAATGTTTGGACAGAAATTAATTATCGAtcttgattatgatgatcatatgtCATTAAGTGAATGTCGAATACAAGTGAATCATATTATGAGATTATTAGTGGAAAATTTACGCTCAACAAATGATCCATTTGATATTTACTTTACAAAttgtgatgatcaaaaaccAACAATGAAAAGTTTATCCAAATATTTCAATACAATGCCTTTTCAG ttaatGTCATTAAAGGAACAATTTCTAACAAAAAGTTATATGGATGTATTTGATCATAATCTTCTTGTTTATCTAACACCAAATGCCACGGaaacattaatcaattataatcatgatgatatctATATAATCGGTGGTTTTCTTGATAAATCCAATCTAAATAAACCAGTAAGTCATCTAAAGGCGTCAAATGATGGAATCCGACAATATCGTTTACCATTGGATCAATTCGTACCTTGGGGATCGGGTTCATCAAAACATCTTTGCATAATGCATGTAGTTGccattttaaatcaaatgaaacagaCTAATGATTGGAAACAAACATTATGTGAACAGATACCGAAACGTAAAATGAAAGATTTCGATGAATTAGAACGTGAAAATCGTGAACGAAAATTAGCCTATATGAAACGGAAAttgtcaatcaataataatcatatggaaattttatga
- the LOC124490535 gene encoding monocarboxylate transporter 14 isoform X2 has product MIFQIDNANHNHNHNHNHNHNHHETINSIEKKLSSKRKKLPSPLSLNVEHLATIENIDGSMKSPATPTITIRKATGDSTSKCVINTHDDNDGQQNADLSNGIPNGGYGWIVVFASFMCNLTVDGVCYTFGIFLPHFLDYFGSNEAITALTGSLLSGCYMTVGVFVSTLVNRYGCRPISIIGSIMAALALALSTRAPNVYILLLTYGIVTGCSFGFIYLPSIVSVGHYFTTKRAFATGIAVCGSGMGAFLFSPFCQFLLANYDWKQSLLILAICIGCCTFYGLLMKPLIIQKSDNGDGDNDNAMKNRLQRNSTCKSNQSIASAGNRRYNNNHGTLSMNKSSLSVNKSSMSVNSKYSNHSRRSFVQRPRTWTITSQLTEIEAMENRINLKEVLDFSVLKITPMALLALSNVFGMIGYYIPYVYVVRFATEHLDRTKAAWILSAIGISNVIGRLAFGLISDRFSGTNIFFGLIRISALFINNVCLLIAGLSVMAIPFCPSYWILMAISILFGFTISSYMSLTSIILVDILSLELLTTTFGLISCVRGLSAIAGPPLAGLLYDLTLSYTGVFFAAGSLLGIASLISFTVHRYEYFD; this is encoded by the exons atgatttttcagATTGATAATGCAAATCATAAtcacaatcataatcataatcataatcacaatcatcatgaaacGATAAATAgtattgagaaaaaattatcatcaaaacgaaaaaaacttccatcaccattatcattgaatgttgAACATTTGGCTaccattgaaaatattgatggtTCGATGAAAAGTCCAGCAACACCGACGATTACTATACGAAAAGCAACAGGTGATTCAACAAGTAAATGTGTTATTAATAcgcatgatgataatgatggacaACAAAACGCTGATTTATCGAATGGTATACCAAATGGTGGCTATGGTTGGATCGTTGTATTCGCATCATTCATGTGTAATCTTACAGTTGATGGTGTCTGCTATACATTCGGTATATTTTTACCAcattttcttgattatttCGGTTCGAATGAAGCAATTACAGCATTGACTGGATCTTTATTAAGCGGTTGTTATATGACTGTCGGCGTATTCGTATCCACTCTTGTTAATCGTTATGGATGTCGTCCGATTTCAATTATAGGCAGTATAATGGCTGCACTTGCATTAGCATTGTCTACACGTGCACCAAATGTCTACATACTTTTGCTAACCTATGGTATAGTTA cTGGCTGCAGTTTTGGTTTCATCTATCTACCATCGATTGTATCGGTTGGCCATTATTTTACAACTAAACGTGCATTCGCTACCGGTATCGCTGTCTGTGGCTCTGGTATGGGTGCATTTCTATTCTCAccattttgtcaatttttattgGCTAATTATGATTGgaaacaatcattattaatattggCTATTTGTATTGGTTGTTGTACATTTTATGGCCTTTTAATGAAACCattaataattcaaaaatcggataatggtgatggtgataatgataatgcgATGAAAAATCGTTTACAACGTAATTCAACatgtaaatcaaatcaatcgattgcaAGTGCTGGTAATCGtcgttataataataatcatggtacattatcaatgaataaaagttCATTATCGGTGAATAAAAGTTCAATGTCGGttaattcaaaatattctAATCATTCACGACGATCATTTGTACAAAGGCCACGTACATGGACAATAACAAGTCAATTAACCGAAATAGAAGCAATGGAAAATCGTATCAATCTTAAAGAGGTGTTAGATTTTTCTGTATTAAAAATTACACCAATGGCATTACTTGCCCTATCGAATGTATTCGGAATGATTGGATATTATATTCCATATGTTTATGTCGTACGTTTTGCTACCGAACATTTGGATA GAACAAAAGCAGCATGGATTCTATCAGCCATTGGTATATCGAATGTAATTGGCCGTTTAGCATTCGGTTTGATTAGCGATCGTTTTAGTGGTACAAATATCTTTTTCGGTCTTATACGAATTTCCgctttattcatcaataatgtttGTCTTTTGATTGCCGGTCTATCAGTGATGGCCATACCATTCTGTCCATCATATTGGATATTGATGGCTATTTCGATTTTATTTGGTTTCACAATCT catcATACATGTCATTAACATCGATCATATTGGTCGATATTTTATCATTGGAattattgacaacaacattcgGATTAATAAGCTGTGTTCGTGGCCTATCAGCTATTGCCGGTCCACCATTAGCTGGCCTTTTATATGATTTAACATTATCATATACGGGTGTATTTTTTGCTGCCGGTTCATTATTAGGCATTGCATCATTAATTAGTTTTACCGTTCATCgttatgaatattttgattga
- the LOC142597465 gene encoding mitochondrial ribonuclease P protein 1 homolog, which translates to MIGRISSRNVSHIRTTQRLRYASMFGQKLIIDLDYDDHMSLSECRIQVNHIMRLLVENLRSTNDPFDIYFTNCDDQKPTMKSLSKYFNTMPFQLMSLKEQFLTKSYMDVFDHNLLVYLTPNATETLINYNHDDIYIIGGFLDKSNLNKPVSHLKASNDGIRQYRLPLDQFVPWGSGSSKHLCIMHVVAILNQMKQTNDWKQTLCEQIPKRKMKDFDELERENRERKLAYMKRKLSINNNHMEIL; encoded by the exons ATGATTGGTAGAATATCATCAAGAAATGTATCACATATACGTACTACACAACGTTTACGTTATGCATCAATGTTTGGACAGAAATTAATTATCGAtcttgattatgatgatcatatgtCATTAAGTGAATGTCGAATACAAGTGAATCATATTATGAGATTATTAGTGGAAAATTTACGCTCAACAAATGATCCATTTGATATTTACTTTACAAAttgtgatgatcaaaaaccAACAATGAAAAGTTTATCCAAATATTTCAATACAATGCCTTTTCAG ttaatGTCATTAAAGGAACAATTTCTAACAAAAAGTTATATGGATGTATTTGATCATAATCTTCTTGTTTATCTAACACCAAATGCCACGGaaacattaatcaattataatcatgatgatatctATATAATCGGTGGTTTTCTTGATAAATCCAATCTAAATAAACCAGTAAGTCATCTAAAGGCGTCAAATGATGGAATCCGACAATATCGTTTACCATTGGATCAATTCGTACCTTGGGGATCGGGTTCATCAAAACATCTTTGCATAATGCATGTAGTTGccattttaaatcaaatgaaacagaCTAATGATTGGAAACAAACATTATGTGAACAGATACCGAAACGTAAAATGAAAGATTTCGATGAATTAGAACGTGAAAATCGTGAACGAAAATTAGCCTATATGAAACGGAAAttgtcaatcaataataatcatatggaaattttatga
- the LOC124500362 gene encoding uncharacterized protein LOC124500362: MSTSNVKCSSKQFQHKRMFVFNNNDNNNASYSFNTDNCIETDMVLCPSSSSSSSLSSLTPLLSSFSSAYISASQRNSLISLSTIMALCISLMMMMMITVQPTHCVSITPSSSSSSIQPTSSKLPLSSSTDDVSISMLAKRSIDNQQQPGWTLMAQPLIIGNRPLEACQQIISAILTRDLASKDDDNDENLFTDSNKLATNHQTISSSAIPISISMRKNRIIIPMEQNNGGGGSSTNIDYDYDHHHNHHDGDDDFDDYHQADDNHNVHSDLFNFFNNHQQQRLNNQFESIELKNIDHDGTYYRHDDLNKDSVNSNSGRNSDNPIAVESSVDRGHQQQQQQQQEHHHEQYSNPKMMMIATTAAAVTAKNMNNQNSTSKMIMNPHLYVNLIKKCIQLVIDDRQNENHQFVNERPSSSSKSSMREKKSWFFGQPSNGHNHLGRMVIDRRDKNHLKDNSDSLHKSSYAERLDSFWKDLKGIRYKKQNGKIVQIGSRRNRNSMNSDKNNRVNKRMILLLMNLSVAKPLLEKIQSKEQLKRLENALKMSGNNQHMEQQQQQENKKLKSTTTSTSSLYDYRNHLQQSSLSPFDVDQLKLFKTDSNDNLDLLSQQSSASMKTSRNSDDEDSSLSSSHSIMANKQSPRSIEDNDNQSDFMPASLFGNDGANLFTLSPQLFPTSTAAMTTSATMKVIEPIATKINRQKHHAITTTTTGTGHTVASKSSSSRLIETDRPVLETPRSKKLLSQKIILGAIPWDKEGIRFKRDIHNTGSHFFQSHLNHQI, encoded by the exons atgtctacatcaaatgtcaaatgttcatcaaaacaatttcaacatAAACGGATGTTTGTctttaacaacaacgacaacaacaatgctTCCTATTCTTTTAACACAGATAATTGTATTGAAACGGATATGGTATtgtgtccatcatcatcatcatcatcatcattatcatcattaacaccATTATTGTCCTCTTTTTCTTCAGCATACATTTCCGCTTCCCAACGTAATTCATTAATATCATTATCGACAATAATGGCACTATGTAtatcactgatgatgatgatgatgatcactgtACAACCGACACATTGTGTATCGAttacaccatcatcatcatcatcatcgatacaaccaacatcatcaaaattgccattatcatcatcaaccgaTGATGTTTCGATTTCAATGTTGGCCAAACGTAGTatcgataatcaacaacaacctggTTGGACATTGATGGCACAACCATTGATCATTGGTAATAGACCATTGGAAGCATGTCAACAGATCATATCGGCCATATTGACACGTGATCTTGCTAGTAAAG atgatgataatgatgaaaatttattcacgGATAGTAATAAATTAGCAactaatcatcaaacaatatcatcatcagccataccgatttcgatttcaatgagaaaaaacagaataattATACCAATGGAACagaataatggtggtggtggcagcAGCACGAATAtagattatgattatgatcatcatcataatcatcatgatggtgatgatgattttgacgattatcatcaagctgatgataatcataatgttcATAgtgatttatttaatttttttaataatcatcaacaacaacgattaaacaatcaatttgaatcaattgaattgaaaaatatcgatCATGATGGTACATATTATAGACATGATGATCTAAATAAAGATAGTGTTAATAGTAATAGTGGTAGAAATAGTGATAATCCAATAGCAGTAGAGTCATCTGTCGATAGAGgacatcagcagcagcaacaacaacaacaagaacatcatcatgaacaatATTCGAAtccaaagatgatgatgatagcaacgacagcagcagcagtaacagctaaaaatatgaataatcaaaattcaacatcgaaaatgataatgaatccaCATTTATATgtaaatttgataaaaaaatgtatacAATTGGTCATCGATGAtcgacaaaatgaaaatcatcaatttgtaaatgaacgaccatcatcatcatctaaatcaTCGATGCGTGAAAAGAAGAGCTGGTTTTTCGGCCAACCAAGTAATGGCCATAATCATCTTGGACGAATGGTAATAGATAGAAGAGATAAAAACCATTTGAAAGATAATAGTGATTCATTacataaatcatcatatgcTGAACGTTTGGATTCATTCTGGAAAGATCTAAAAGGAATACGTTATAAAAAACAGAATGgtaaaattgttcaaattgGTAGCCGAAGAAATCgtaattcaatgaattccgataaaaataatcgtGTTAATAAACGTATGAtcctgttgttgatgaatctATCCGTTGCTAAACCATTGTTGGAAAAGATTCAATCAAAAGAACAATTAAAACGTTTGGAAAATGCATTAAAAATGTCTGGAAATAATCAACatatggaacaacaacagcaacaagagaataagaaattgaaatcaacaacaacatcaacatcgtcaTTATATGATTATCGTAATCATTTACAACAATCATCCCTGTCACCGTTTGATGTTGATCAactaaaattattcaaaacaGATTCGAATGACAATCTAGATCTATTATCACAACAATCATCCGCGTCGATGAAAACGAGTCgaaatagtgatgatgaagattcatcattatcatcatcacattcaatCATGGCCAATAAACAATCACCACGATCGATtgaagataatgataatcaatcggATTTTATGCCTGCATCATTGTTTGGCAATGATGGAGCCAATCTATTCACTCTTTCACCACAATTATTTCCAACAAGTACGGCCGCAATGACGACATCGGCAACAATGAAAGTAATCGAACCTattgcaacaaaaatcaatcgacaaaaacatcatgcgataacaacaacaacaaccggaACGGGTCATACGGTTGCtagtaaatcatcatcatcacggtTAATTGAAACCGATCGTCCTGTATTGGAAACACCACGTTCGAAAAAATTACTAtcacaaaaaataatattagGCGCAATTCCTTGGGATAAAGAAGGTATCCGTTTTAAAAGAGATATCCACAACACTGgtagtcatttttttcaatcacatttgaatcatcaaatttaa
- the LOC124490256 gene encoding uncharacterized protein LOC124490256 has protein sequence MIQKMTTNMVMIIFFFAIWQSHHMMMTTDAALMLTRDDCADLYSMIGANEQQQPENAIEIIRRITQHQMDADSLVRLYDLCLRSEEGIRYRRSMWPQPSSSSSSSRWSFMNRNQHKQHNSIIPSLSTSMNNHHHHHHQHEQQSPFETDSYGQQTTKQEQEQQQQRE, from the exons atgattcaaaaaatgaccacaaatatggtgatgatcatcttttttttcgccataTGGCAATCacatcatatgatgatgacaacggATGCGGCATTAATGTTGACAAGAGATGATTGTGCTGatctttattcaatgattggtgctaatgaacaacagcaaccagAAAATGCTATCG AAATAATTCGTCGTATAACACAACATCAAATGGATGCCGATAGTCTTGTTCGTCTTTATGATCTTTGTTTACGATCCGAAGAAGGTATACGTTATCGACGATCAATGTGGccacaaccatcatcatcatcatcatcatccagatGGTCATTTATGAATAGAAATCAACATAAACAACATAATTCCATCATACCATCgttatcaacatcaatgaataatcatcatcatcatcatcatcaacatgaacaacaatcaccattTGAAACCGATTCATAtggacaacaaacaacaaaacaggaacaagaacaacaacaacaacgagaataa
- the LOC124490537 gene encoding mitochondrial ribonuclease P protein 1 homolog isoform X1 encodes MSRRCFWQNFKMILTESSYRSYSTFLSNATKPKSIENKLIYKTIDQTKYRHLINDDYSSIDSILKEYDYLKYMTGYVPSDISVEQMSDLLSMENERQRKQYLRYLFLNEIRKQKDERKRSERKQRYQQYLDTRAERTFGIFDDNGQLSYQLWSNTMIGRISSRNVSHIRTTQRLRYASMFGQKLIIDLDYDDHMSLSECRIQVNHIMRLLVENLRSTNDPFDIYFTNCDDQKPTMKSLSKYFNTMPFQLMSLKEQFLTKSYMDVFDHNLLVYLTPNATETLINYNHDDIYIIGGFLDKSNLNKPVSHLKASNDGIRQYRLPLDQFVPWGSGSSKHLCIMHVVAILNQMKQTNDWKQTLCEQIPKRKMKDFDELERENRERKLAYMKRKLSINNNHMEIL; translated from the exons aatgattcTAACCGAATCATCGTATCGAtcatattcaacatttttatcgAATGCAACGAAACCGAAATCAATTGAAA ataaattaatatacaaaacaatagatcaaacaaaatatcgacatctgatcaatgatgattattcatcaattgattcaatattgaaagaATATGATTACTTGAAATATATGACCGGTTATGTACCATCGGATATTAGCGTGGAACAAATGTCcgatttattatcaatggaaaatgaacGTCAACGTAAACAATATTTGCGATATTTATTTCTAAATGAAATTCGTAAACAAAAAGATGAAAGAAAACGTTCGGAACGAAAACAACGATATCAACAATATTTAGATACTCGTGCTGAACGTACATTCGGcattttcgatgataatggccaACTTTCCTATCAATTGTGGTCAAATACAATGATTGGTAGAATATCATCAAGAAATGTATCACATATACGTACTACACAACGTTTACGTTATGCATCAATGTTTGGACAGAAATTAATTATCGAtcttgattatgatgatcatatgtCATTAAGTGAATGTCGAATACAAGTGAATCATATTATGAGATTATTAGTGGAAAATTTACGCTCAACAAATGATCCATTTGATATTTACTTTACAAAttgtgatgatcaaaaaccAACAATGAAAAGTTTATCCAAATATTTCAATACAATGCCTTTTCAG ttaatGTCATTAAAGGAACAATTTCTAACAAAAAGTTATATGGATGTATTTGATCATAATCTTCTTGTTTATCTAACACCAAATGCCACGGaaacattaatcaattataatcatgatgatatctATATAATCGGTGGTTTTCTTGATAAATCCAATCTAAATAAACCAGTAAGTCATCTAAAGGCGTCAAATGATGGAATCCGACAATATCGTTTACCATTGGATCAATTCGTACCTTGGGGATCGGGTTCATCAAAACATCTTTGCATAATGCATGTAGTTGccattttaaatcaaatgaaacagaCTAATGATTGGAAACAAACATTATGTGAACAGATACCGAAACGTAAAATGAAAGATTTCGATGAATTAGAACGTGAAAATCGTGAACGAAAATTAGCCTATATGAAACGGAAAttgtcaatcaataataatcatatggaaattttatga
- the LOC124490535 gene encoding monocarboxylate transporter 14 isoform X1, producing MIFQIDNANHNHNHNHNHNHNHHETINSIEKKLSSKRKKLPSPLSLNVEHLATIENIDGSMKSPATPTITIRKATGDSTSKCVINTHDDNDGQQNADLSNGIPNGGYGWIVVFASFMCNLTVDGVCYTFGIFLPHFLDYFGSNEAITALTGSLLSGCYMTVGVFVSTLVNRYGCRPISIIGSIMAALALALSTRAPNVYILLLTYGIVTGCSFGFIYLPSIVSVGHYFTTKRAFATGIAVCGSGMGAFLFSPFCQFLLANYDWKQSLLILAICIGCCTFYGLLMKPLIIQKSDNGDGDNDNAMKNRLQRNSTCKSNQSIASAGNRRYNNNHGTLSMNKSSLSVNKSSMSVNSKYSNHSRRSFVQRPRTWTITSQLTEIEAMENRINLKEVLDFSVLKITPMALLALSNVFGMIGYYIPYVYVVRFATEHLDIEGTKAAWILSAIGISNVIGRLAFGLISDRFSGTNIFFGLIRISALFINNVCLLIAGLSVMAIPFCPSYWILMAISILFGFTISSYMSLTSIILVDILSLELLTTTFGLISCVRGLSAIAGPPLAGLLYDLTLSYTGVFFAAGSLLGIASLISFTVHRYEYFD from the exons atgatttttcagATTGATAATGCAAATCATAAtcacaatcataatcataatcataatcacaatcatcatgaaacGATAAATAgtattgagaaaaaattatcatcaaaacgaaaaaaacttccatcaccattatcattgaatgttgAACATTTGGCTaccattgaaaatattgatggtTCGATGAAAAGTCCAGCAACACCGACGATTACTATACGAAAAGCAACAGGTGATTCAACAAGTAAATGTGTTATTAATAcgcatgatgataatgatggacaACAAAACGCTGATTTATCGAATGGTATACCAAATGGTGGCTATGGTTGGATCGTTGTATTCGCATCATTCATGTGTAATCTTACAGTTGATGGTGTCTGCTATACATTCGGTATATTTTTACCAcattttcttgattatttCGGTTCGAATGAAGCAATTACAGCATTGACTGGATCTTTATTAAGCGGTTGTTATATGACTGTCGGCGTATTCGTATCCACTCTTGTTAATCGTTATGGATGTCGTCCGATTTCAATTATAGGCAGTATAATGGCTGCACTTGCATTAGCATTGTCTACACGTGCACCAAATGTCTACATACTTTTGCTAACCTATGGTATAGTTA cTGGCTGCAGTTTTGGTTTCATCTATCTACCATCGATTGTATCGGTTGGCCATTATTTTACAACTAAACGTGCATTCGCTACCGGTATCGCTGTCTGTGGCTCTGGTATGGGTGCATTTCTATTCTCAccattttgtcaatttttattgGCTAATTATGATTGgaaacaatcattattaatattggCTATTTGTATTGGTTGTTGTACATTTTATGGCCTTTTAATGAAACCattaataattcaaaaatcggataatggtgatggtgataatgataatgcgATGAAAAATCGTTTACAACGTAATTCAACatgtaaatcaaatcaatcgattgcaAGTGCTGGTAATCGtcgttataataataatcatggtacattatcaatgaataaaagttCATTATCGGTGAATAAAAGTTCAATGTCGGttaattcaaaatattctAATCATTCACGACGATCATTTGTACAAAGGCCACGTACATGGACAATAACAAGTCAATTAACCGAAATAGAAGCAATGGAAAATCGTATCAATCTTAAAGAGGTGTTAGATTTTTCTGTATTAAAAATTACACCAATGGCATTACTTGCCCTATCGAATGTATTCGGAATGATTGGATATTATATTCCATATGTTTATGTCGTACGTTTTGCTACCGAACATTTGGATA TTGAAGGAACAAAAGCAGCATGGATTCTATCAGCCATTGGTATATCGAATGTAATTGGCCGTTTAGCATTCGGTTTGATTAGCGATCGTTTTAGTGGTACAAATATCTTTTTCGGTCTTATACGAATTTCCgctttattcatcaataatgtttGTCTTTTGATTGCCGGTCTATCAGTGATGGCCATACCATTCTGTCCATCATATTGGATATTGATGGCTATTTCGATTTTATTTGGTTTCACAATCT catcATACATGTCATTAACATCGATCATATTGGTCGATATTTTATCATTGGAattattgacaacaacattcgGATTAATAAGCTGTGTTCGTGGCCTATCAGCTATTGCCGGTCCACCATTAGCTGGCCTTTTATATGATTTAACATTATCATATACGGGTGTATTTTTTGCTGCCGGTTCATTATTAGGCATTGCATCATTAATTAGTTTTACCGTTCATCgttatgaatattttgattga